The following DNA comes from Tistrella bauzanensis.
GCGCCATGGATGTGGAAGAGGCCCTGCGCGCCAACCCGCTCGACGGGGTGGTGCTGATGGCCGGCTGCGACAAGACCACCCCGGCCTTGATGATGGGGGCATGCAGCGTCGACATGCCGGCGATCGTGGTCAGCGGCGGGCCGATGCTGAACGGCAAATGGCGCGGCGGCGATGTCGGATCGGGCACCGCCTTGTGGCAGATGAGCGAGGCGGTGAAATCGGGCGAGTTGACCCGCGCCGATTTCCTTGAGGCCGAACAGGCGATGTCGCGGTCGCCCGGCAGTTGCAACACCATGGGCACCGCATCGACCATGGCATCGATGGCCGAGGTTCTGGGCCTGGCCCTGCCCGGCAACGCCGCCATACCGGCGGTCGACAGCCGCCGGCGCGCCATTGCCCAGTTCGCCGGCCGGCGGATCGTCGACATGGTGAAGGACGATCTGAAACCATCGGATATCCTGACCCGGACCGCGTTCGAGAACGCCATACGCACAGTCGGTGCGATCGGCGGATCGACCAATGCGGTGATCCATCTGCTGGCGATCGCCGGTCGGATCGGCGTGCCGCTGACGCTGGACGATTGGGACCGGGTGGGCCGCGATATTCCGACCATCGTCAATCTGATGCCGGCGGGCCAGTATCTGATGGAGGAATTCTTCTATGCCGGCGGCCTGCCGGTGGTGCTGAAAGCCCTGCTGGATGCGGGCCGGCTGGATGGCGCCGCGCTGACCGTATCGGGCATGACCATGGCCGAAACCCTGGACGGGGTGACCAACTGGAATCCCGATGTCATCCGGCCATTGGACCAGCCCTTGACGCCTGAGGGTGGTATTGCCGTGCTGCGCGGCAATCTGGCGCCGGCCGGCGCGGTGATCAAGCCATCGGCGGCATCACCCCATCTGATGCGCCATCGCGGCCGGGCGGTGGTGTTCGCCGATATCGACGACTACAAGGCGCGGATCAACGACCCGGATCTGGATATCGACGAGACCTGCGTGATGGTGCTGCAGAATTGCGGGCCGCGCGGCTATCCGGGCATGGCCGAGGTCGGCAATATGGGTCTGCCGCC
Coding sequences within:
- the araD gene encoding L-arabinonate dehydratase, coding for MTFTKAPWPRRLRSAEWYGGSSRDNIYHRSWMKNQGLPADLFDGRPVIGICNTWSELTPCNAHLRDLAERVKRGVYEAGGLPLEFPVFSPGESSLRPTAMMYRNLCAMDVEEALRANPLDGVVLMAGCDKTTPALMMGACSVDMPAIVVSGGPMLNGKWRGGDVGSGTALWQMSEAVKSGELTRADFLEAEQAMSRSPGSCNTMGTASTMASMAEVLGLALPGNAAIPAVDSRRRAIAQFAGRRIVDMVKDDLKPSDILTRTAFENAIRTVGAIGGSTNAVIHLLAIAGRIGVPLTLDDWDRVGRDIPTIVNLMPAGQYLMEEFFYAGGLPVVLKALLDAGRLDGAALTVSGMTMAETLDGVTNWNPDVIRPLDQPLTPEGGIAVLRGNLAPAGAVIKPSAASPHLMRHRGRAVVFADIDDYKARINDPDLDIDETCVMVLQNCGPRGYPGMAEVGNMGLPPKVLKKGIKDMVRISDARMSGTAYGTVVLHTAPEAAVGGPLAIVRDGDMIELDVAARRLHLDLTDDEIAARLAGWEPAVAPPASGYARLFHQHVQGADTGADFDFLIGGRGRAVGKDSH